CTTGTTGTCGGATGTCCATGTGCGCTTGTTGTTTCCACGCCAGTGGCAATCGTAACTGCTATTGGGAATGCTGCAAGACAAGGCGTTCTTATAAAAGGTGGTATTCATTTAGAGCAATTAGGTCATATAGATGCAGTTGCATTTGATAAAACAGGGACATTAACAAAAGGAACGCCTGTCGTAACAGATATTGTTACACATAAGGGATTGCTAGAGAATGATGTATTGCAGCTTGTAGCAGCAGTTGAAAAGCAATCTCAGCATCCATTAGCAAAAGCGATATTGAAGGCGTTACATGATAAAGAGCTGACAGAGCTTGTTCCGACAGATTTTCAATCCGTAACTGGTAAGGGTGCTTATGCAACGGTAGATGGTCAGAAGGTTTACGTTGGTAGCATGAATTGGATTTTATCGTTAGCGACAGTTGATGACACGATAAAGGAACAGGTTAATAAACTTCAAAAACAGGGTAAGACTGTAGTAGCAGCTGTTAGTGATGGTCAATTTATAGGATTAATAGCTATTGCTGATCAATTGCGCGTGGAAAGTAAAAAAGTGCTAGAAAAATTAAGTGCTTTAAAGGTTAAGCATACTGTGATGCTAACAGGAGATGCCAAATCAACTGCTGAAGCGATTGCCTCTACATTAGGTATGAGTGATGTAAGAGCAGGGTTACTTCCAGCGGAAAAACTATCTGCTATTAAAGAATTACGCACGAAATACGGAGCTGTCGCAATGGTCGGAGATGGTGTGAATGATGCGCCAGCATTGGCTTCGGCTAATGTAGGGATTGCAATGGGTGGTGCAGGTACAGATGCCGCGTTGGAGACAGCTGATATTGCACTCATGGGTGACGATTTAACAAAATTACCATATACGATAGCTTTAAGCAGAAAAACATTACGAATTATTAAAGAAAACATTATATTTGCACTAGCTTTAAAATTAATTGCCCTATTACTCGTTATTCCAGGATGGTTAACATTATGGATTGCCATTTTTGCAGATATGGGTGCAACATTACTCGTTGTTTTCAATTCTTTAAGGCTTATTAAAACGAGAAAATAATAGGTATAAGGATGTGCGATGTTTTTCTCTGTAGGTAAATAATCATTCCAATGTTTATTTATTATTGTTGTATAGATGCTACTAGCGATTCTTGAAAAGCATTAAAATTCACGTTATTATTAATAGAGGAAAAATGTAACAATACATTATAAATGAGGCGAAAGTTTTATATGTCAGAACCTATTTTAGTAAATGTTACAGAGGAAATTGTGCGTGGTTTAGTAAGTTTTCTGCTTCGGGGACCAGAATATCAAACATTTTGTAAATGTCAAAACTGCGAATTTGATACAGTGGCACTTGCATTAAATGCTTTGGCTAGTAAGTATGTTACATCTATGGAAACGCGAGATGAAGCATTTAAAGCATTGAATACTCCTGAAAATATCGAGTTGATTAACAGAGAAATTATTCATGCATTACATGTGGTAAATAA
The genomic region above belongs to Lysinibacillus sp. FSL W8-0992 and contains:
- a CDS encoding heavy metal translocating P-type ATPase, giving the protein MAVTPSKQEYRLQNLSCASCAAKFEKNVKALPDVQDAQVNFGASKLMIVGAVSVDQIEEAGAFDGIKVSQSAAKASEATIPFYKKMENILASVSLLFVVVGYLLSSVRGEEDLLTIAMFIIAIIVGGVKIFKTGFRNLARLEFDMKTLMTIAIIGAAIIGEWEEAAVVVFLFAVSEALEAYSMDKARQSIRQLMDIAPPTATIKRAHGEHFHEMELATEQIEIGDILMVKPGQKIAMDGIVLTGLSAVNQAAITGESIPVNKSVGDEVFAGTLNEEGALEVRVTKRVEDTTIAKIIHLVEEAQAEKAPSQQFVDRFAKYYTPAIMLVALLVAIVPPLFVGDWQHWIYQGLAVLVVGCPCALVVSTPVAIVTAIGNAARQGVLIKGGIHLEQLGHIDAVAFDKTGTLTKGTPVVTDIVTHKGLLENDVLQLVAAVEKQSQHPLAKAILKALHDKELTELVPTDFQSVTGKGAYATVDGQKVYVGSMNWILSLATVDDTIKEQVNKLQKQGKTVVAAVSDGQFIGLIAIADQLRVESKKVLEKLSALKVKHTVMLTGDAKSTAEAIASTLGMSDVRAGLLPAEKLSAIKELRTKYGAVAMVGDGVNDAPALASANVGIAMGGAGTDAALETADIALMGDDLTKLPYTIALSRKTLRIIKENIIFALALKLIALLLVIPGWLTLWIAIFADMGATLLVVFNSLRLIKTRK
- a CDS encoding late competence development ComFB family protein, with translation MSEPILVNVTEEIVRGLVSFLLRGPEYQTFCKCQNCEFDTVALALNALASKYVTSMETRDEAFKALNTPENIELINREIIHALHVVNKYPRH